A region from the Sebastes umbrosus isolate fSebUmb1 chromosome 18, fSebUmb1.pri, whole genome shotgun sequence genome encodes:
- the LOC119477507 gene encoding salivary glue protein Sgs-3-like: MLRKTTLHKMTLRKMTLHKTTLRKTTLRKTTLRKTTLRKTTLRKTTLRKTTLRKMTLRKTTLSKTTLRKTTLRKTTLRKTTLRKTMLPKTTLPETMLRKTTLHKTMLPKTTLPETTLRKTTLRKTTLRKTTLRKTTLRKTTLCKTLRKTTLRKTTLRKTTLRKTTLRKTTLRKTTLRKTMLRKTLHKTTSRKTTLRKTTLRKITLRKITLRKTTLRKTTLRKTTLRKTRLPKTRLPKTTLHKTTLHKTMLSKTMLYKTTLPKTTLPKTMLRKTTLRKTMLRKTTLHKTTLPKTTLPKTTLRKITLRKTTLRKTTLRKTTLRKTTLPKTTLPETTLRKTTLRKTTLRKTTLRKTTLRKTLRKTTLRKTTLRKTTLRKTTLRKTSLPKTRLPKTTLPKTMLRKSV; the protein is encoded by the exons ATGTTACGCAAAACAACGTTACATAAAATGACGTTACGTAAAATGACATTAcataaaacaacgttacgtaaaacgACGTTACGTAAAACGACGTTACGTAAAACGACGTTACGTAAAACGACGTTACGTAAAACGACGTTACGTAAAACGACGTTACGTAAAATGACGTTACGTAAAACGACGTTAAGCAAAAcgacgttacgtaaaacaacgttacgtaaaacaacgttacgtaaaacaacgttacgtaaaacaatgTTACCTAAAACAACTTTACCTGAAACaatgttacgtaaaacaacgttacataAAACAATGTTACCTAAAACAACTTTACCTGAAACAAcattacgtaaaacaacgttacgtaaaacaacgctACGTAAAACTACGCTACGTAAAACTACGCTACGTAAAACAACGCTATGTAAAACATTACGTAAAACAACATTACGTAAAACAAcattacgtaaaacaacgttacgtaaaacaacgttacgtaaaacaacgttacgtaaaacaacatTACGTAAAACAATGTTACGTAAAACGTTACATAAAACAACGtcacgtaaaacaacgttacgtaaaacaacgttacgtaaaataacgttacgtaaaataacgttacgtaaaacaacgttacgtaaaacaacgctACGTAAAACAACGCTACGTAAAACAAGGTTACCTAAAACAAGGTTACCTAAAACAACGTTACATAAAACAACGTTACATAAAACAATGTTAAGTAAAACAATGTTATATAAAACAACTTTACCTAAAACAACTTTACCTAAAACaatgttacgtaaaacaacgttacgtaaaacaatgttacgtaaaacaacgttacataaaacaacgttacctaaaacaacgttacctaaaacaacgttacgtaaaataacgttacgtaaaacaacgttacgtaaaacaacgttacgtaaaacaacgttacgtaaaacaacgttacctAAAACAACTTTACCTGAAACAACATTACGTAAAACAACgctacgtaaaacaacgttacgtaaaacaacgctACGTAAAACAACGCTACGTAAAACATTACGTAAAACAAcattacgtaaaacaacgttacgtaaaacaacgctACGTAAAACAACGCTACGTAAAACAAGCTTACCTAAAACAAGGTTACCTAAAACAACTTTACCTAAAACAATGTTACGT AAATctgtttga